Within Mycoplasmopsis verecunda, the genomic segment CAGAAATTAACATTTAATCCTTATTTTTTATAAAAAAATAAGGGAATTTCTATATAATTTAAAGCAATATTAAATTAATAATTAAATTCAGCTAATTTAAAGGAGAAAATATGATTAATGTTAACGAATTCAAACCAGGAATCACATTTGAAGATGAAGGTGAAATTTTTGTAGTTCTTGATGCTCAGCACTCAAAACAAGGACGTGGTCAAGCAAACGTTAAGGCAAAAGTTAAAAACTTAAGAACAGGATCTACAACTATTAAATCATACACAGGTGGTGATAAAGTTAAACCAGCTCACATCGATAAAAGAAGAATGAACTTCTTATATTCAGATGGAGAAAATATTATTTTAATGGATAATGAAACATTTGAACAAGTTGAAATTCCAGTTTCACATGTTGAATGAGAATTAAACTTCTTAAAAGAAGGACAAGATGTTCAAATTAGAAAATTCCAAGAAGAAGTTCTTGATGTTGAATTACCAGCTAATGTTGACTTACTAGTAACTGAAGCTCCAGACGCAGTAAAAGGTAATACAACTACAAACCCACAAAAGAAAGTTGTTGTTGAAACAGGATTCGAATTAGAAACACCTATGTTTATAAAAGAAGGTGACGTTATTTCAGTTTCTACAGAAACAGGAAAATACGTTGGAAAATCAAATAAATAATGAACTGAATTACAGTACCATATAACTCAAATCAAAGCTATATCGTTCAAGAATCAGCAATTGTTGATGTTGTAAATAATGCTATAGCAAGTACAAAGTATGTCAAAAGTAATCCATCAAATATGAGATTAAGTTTTGATGATAATCACTCTAATGTTCAAATATATATAGATGTTAAAATTCGCAATTCTCAAAAAAACGATATTAATCCCTATGCAATAATTAAGGAATTAACATTTAAAATTGAAGAAGGTGTTAGATCTTTAATTGATAAAAGACCTAAAAATGTACAAGTTGTTTTAATGGATATATACTAATGTCTAAAATTCAATTTCCTAAAGACAAAATGCCTTTATATCGTAAATTATTTGCTAATGAAGTCAAATCAGAAATTGAAAAGTGAAGTCAAAAGAAATATAAAAAAGATAAATATAACACTCAGGAATACTTAGTTCAAATTAATAAACTTTATGAAGAATTAAGAACGCATCAAATTAAAGATGCTGATTTAATTTCAAACAAAGTACTATTTCGCTCTTTAAAAAGAAAACATTCTTTGCTTACAATTAGACCATATGTTATATTATTAGCTATTTTTATCGTTCTAGCAGTTGTTGGTTTAATAATAGGATTTAATATATAAATAGAGGGAAAAATGAAGAAAAAAATCTCAAGTTTTTTTAAGAAATATTTCGGACATTTTACTGCACAAGATTGAGTAACTTGAACTATTGGGCTAATTTTAATTCTAACTTATATAATCGTTACATTACTAGAATGGCATTTTAGAAGTTTATGGGTTTTAGAAGCTTACAATTTAAAAGGTGCCGATGGTCAAAGCATACTTCAAAATATAAAAGAAATAGCTGATACAAATAATCCTGATACTAAACGTGTGATTACAGAATTAGTTTATCCGAATGCTACATATTTATTTTGAGGTGGTTCAACATATTGATTCACCTTTATGTCAAATGTTTTAATGGGAGTTACATTATTTCTATATCCGATATATCAAAAATCTCGTAGAGCACAAACATTTTATTTTGCTTCAATGGTTTACATAATTATCGTTATGTTAGGTTATTGAGGAGGTGTTATTTTTGATCACTCAATTATTACCTCTAATCGTCCGTTTGAACTTGGTAAAACTTTAATTATGCATGCGGTAGCTCCATTTTTAGGATTATCAACTTTATTTATCTATGAAAGAAAAAGAATTAGAATAGCAACCAAATCAATATGAGCCTTTATGGCTTGACCTATTGCATATTTATTATTTACAGTTGCTATATATTTCATAGGTTATAAATTTATGCAACCTTTTGGTGGAACTGAATTACAACGTGGGGTAACTATTTACGGAGTTGTTTCATTTTATCATCCATTAGGATATCAAGGGAATTCAATTTTTGTTGTAGTTGTGCTAGATATAATTATGGTTCTTTGTGCTATATTCGCAGGACCAATTATAGGATTTACATTAAGAAAAATACTAAGAATACTACAACCTAAGCAAAGAAAACTTCCTCCAATTTATTTTATTCATCCAAGAACAAAAAAAGATATATTAAAAACAAAACAAAAAGCTAAGCTTGAAAAAATGATATTTAAGAAAGTGAAAAAAAATAGCAAGGAAGAAATTCTGGCTAAAAATTAAATAAATAAATAAAAATTATAGCAAACTAAGTTATTAGTTTGTTTTCTATAACTACAAGAAATCGGAGATAAAATGCAAGATAAAGAAAAATATATTGCTTCCTACTTTCACAAAACTAAAGAAATTCTTGCTACAAAAAAACCACATAATACAATCATTATGCAGTTTTTCCAAAGAAAAGATGATGCAATTTTATGTGGTATGAATGAGGTTTTAGATATTTTAAAAACTCAAACAGATACATCTAAATACATTATTAGATATTTACCTGACGGTACACATATAAATAATTTAGATATTGTATTAGAACTTGAAGGTCAATATCAAGAATTTGGTATTTGAGAAGGGCTGATTGATGGTATTTTATCTAGAAATACTTCAATTGCTACTAATGCATATCACTGTGTACAAGCTGCTAAAAATAGACAAGTTATTTTTATGGGTGATCGTGCTGATCATTATATCAATCAAGAAATTGATGGATATGCAGTTAGATTAGGTGGAATTAAATTAGTTTCAACTCTAGCACAAAAAGATGCTAATCATCAAGAAGAAACTGTATTTGGTTCAATGCCTCATGTTTTAATTCAAGGTTTTAATGGGGATGTTGTTGAAGCAACCAAAGCTTATCATGAATTATTCCCAAACAATAAACTAATTGCTTTAGTTGATTATCACAATGATGTAATTGGAGATTCACTCAAAATATGAAATGCTTTAGGTAATAAAGTTTGAGGTGTTCGTATTGATACAAGCAAAAATATGGTAGACCATATGTTTGATGGCGAACAACCTCAATATGGTGTAAATCCTGAACAAATATTTAGATTAAGAAAAGCATTAGATGAAGCAGGAGCTACAAATTACAAAATTGTAGTTTCTTCAGGTTTTAATGCTGACAAAATTAAAATGTTTGAGGATTTAAATACACCTGTTGATTATTACGGAGTTGGTCAAAGTATTTTTAAATTAAATAATTCCTTTTCAGCTGATGCAACTATTTTAAATGGTCAAAAGCAAGCTAAAGAAGGTCGTAGTTATAGAGCAAATCCAAATTTAATTACTTTTAAAAATTAAGTCAATGACTTGATTTTTTTATTAGTAAATATTATAAATTTAATATAATTATAAAAAGTTAAAAAAGGAGTAAAAAATATGCAAAAAATAACACTTTTAGACGGACACATTGTTGCCGAAGGTAATTCAGTATCACACAAAATTCTAGACTTAGTACAAGAATATTATCAAGCTGATGCAAATAATGAAATTACTAAAATTGATTTAAATACAACTAAACATGCGCAAGTATTTATGACTGCAAATAATTTTGCTACATATTGAACAGATGTTGAATCAGATAAATGAATCGAACTTATGAAAAATACTGATATTTTAGTTATCACAAATCCTATGATTAATTTTTCGGGTTCAGTATTAGTTAAAAATTTCATTGATTCAATTGCAGTAGCTAATAAAACATTTAGCTACAAATATTCACATAAAGGTGATGCTATTGGATTATTAACAAATCTCAAAAAAGTAATTATTATATCAACTCAAGGAGCACCAGAAGGATGATATCCATTCGGGGATCACGCTACATGGCTTGAAGGAACATTTAAATTTCTAGGAGCTCAAGAAGTAAAACACATCAAATGATATGGAACAAAAGTAAAACCTACTGCAGATATTAAATTAGATGAATTACAGGAACATCTATCTGATAAATTATTAGAAGCAGTTAAATAATTGCAAAGATGACAGAATATTTTTATTTAATGACTGTTGTAACAAGTATCAAAATTACACTTATTTATCAATATACAAGTATTAAACATTAATATATCTTAGTCTTATAATTGGAAGCGAAATGCTTCCAGTTTTTTTTTTTTTTTTTTCTTTACAATTCAAATAATATTAATTTTAATCAAAAGGAGATAATATGAAAAGATGAAAATTTTTATTAACTTTAGGCACAATAGGAACAGCTACTTTACCTATTGTTGCCGCTTCATGTGGTGGTGGAAATAAAACTCAAGAGTCAAAACCTCAAGATCCAATAACAACACCAACACCAGTAGTTAAATCAGTAAAGAAAAGCATTCCTGCAAGTACTTTAACACCAGCAATTAAAACTTTAAAACACAATGTTACTATAGCAAGCATTGGTGATTTAAATAAAGCAGTAAATAATTATAATGCTGATGTTGCTAAATTTGAAAACGACCAAACATACAATAACCTTAAATTAGTCTACAACATAAATTTAGGTGATTTTAAATTCAACGATACAATTTTATACACGAGAGAACAATTTGGTAAATTAAAAGATAAACTTGATAAAACTAAGATTGATACAAATGTTGATTTAGGGGTTTTAACTCTTGATGCAAATAATCAAGAAGAATTAAAAAAAGCTGAAGAAGTAATTCAACATGCATTTAATAATTATTATGTTAATGCAAATTGATTTGAAAGCACTTTAAAAGACAAATTCAAAGCAGCAGGAGCAAGTACATTAACAGGATCAGTTACTCTAGAAAAAGCAATTAAAAATGGTAAGCAAGCAGAATACAATTCATTAGTAAATGAAATTAAAAAATTCATGTTAGATAATGCTAATTTAAAACTTGCAGACGATTTAAAAATTACTAAATTAGATCAAAATATCCACAAAGGATGATCATTAAATCTAACTTTACAAAAAGGTGATTTAAAAGCTAAAGGTGTGAAATTAGATTTCAAAAAACCAAAAGCCGATTGAAGTGATAAACAAATTTTAGAAGAAAACTTAAAAGGATCAAAATTTGAAAAAGTTAAACAATCTGTATCTCAAAAAGTTTTTAACTATAAAGAATTTATTTATGCAATGTCACCTAAAGGTGCAGAAATAGTTAAACCACTTTCAAATACTTTAATTGCTTTATCTGTTGTTTTATTATTTAAACAATTACCATTCCCACTTAGCACAATTGCAGTAGTTACAATGGCAAAACCAATAGTTAAATATTTAACGGAAGTGTCAAATAAATATATTGAAACATTCTTTCAAAATACACAAAAATAATATTTATACCTAGTTTATTACTAGGTTTTTTTATGCTTTTGTAAAATAGTTTAAATATGAAATATTTAAATATGATAAAATTAAATTATTAAATTTTGAGGAGCAAAAATGAGATTATCAATTATTTCACTTGTTGGTGAAGATGCTACATATGTGGACACATTTTTATATTCATTAAAAGAACAAGAAACACAAAGTTTTGAAATTATTTTATGCATTAATAAAAATTCCGAAGCAAAAAATATCTTTAATGTAGCTAAAAAATATTATGAATTTTTCGGTAGCAGATTAGTTATTATTACTAATTCAAAGGATAATTCTTATCAACATAATTTAGTTAGTGCTTTTAGAATCATTAAAGGTGATTATGTAACAGTAATTAATTCTGATTCAAGTATTAAAAAATATTTTATCGGAGATATTATTGAACAAGCACAACGTTTCAATGTCGATGTATTAGAATTTAAACCTAGACTAGTTGGAACAATTCGTTTTAAACCAAAAGAAAGAACAGAGCTTGATAAGATTTTAGACATTTCTAAAAATCCAAACATTATTGCTTACACATATCCATTTATATTTAATAAAGTATTTAAAAAATCACTTGTTAAAAAAATAACTAAATATAAACCAAGAATAACTAATGATTCAATTGTTTGTCTAGAATTAAATTACTTACTTTTAATGGAAGCTAAAAAATACAAATACTTAGACTTTAGAATTATTCGCCAATACATTCCATCAGACACCTGATTTAATTCAAAAGTTCTGCTAGATTCTTTTAATGTAGTTGATGATAATGCAAAACGATTGGAGTTAAAAATTCAAGAAGAATTAAAATATGCTAAATACTATTTTATTAAATTACTTCTAACTGGATTTTTATCTGAAACATACTTTGTTTACAGACACTTTTCGAAAAACGATAAAGAACAATTAGAAGAGAAAAGAAGCAAAATATTAATTCAAAAACACGATGAATTATTAAAGAAAATTGAAAGTAGCGAAGAATTTCAAACATTCTTACGCACCAATATATATATGATGGTTGATTCACCAGAAACACAAATGTTACGAGAAGATTATAAAAAACTAGTTAAAACTAAGATTTTGGATAATCTAGAGTAATGTATAAAAATGCCAGTTTTTTCAAAAGGTTTTTTTCTAATTTAATTGATTTTGTTATCTTTTTTGCTTTTGCTTTAGCGATATTTTTTACAGTTAAACCAACATTAATTACACAGCAAACATCAACAGGTTATTATTATGCTTCTATTTCATTAATAACTATATGAATGAATTGTTACTATATTGTTTTTCCACTTTTATGAAGAGGAAAAACAATTGGGATGTTTGTTTTTAATCTCAAATTAATTTCCTCAAAAGATAAAACTTTTCATTATTCCTTAATTTTCAAGCGGAATATGTTTGGTTGCTTATTTGTGACAATTAATTTTATTATTATATTATCAGCTACATCAGCAACAGATTTATCAAATTTGCGAAATCATACAGATAATGTTAAAAACCTTGATTATAAAATTCAAGTTGTCACTGCTATTATTACTGCATTAATGGGGACTTGATTTTTATTACACACACTCGATTATGTGATATTGATCTTTTCTAAGAAAAAATTAACCATTATTGATATTGCATTTAATTCTCGTATTGTAGAAGATAAATTATTAGAAAAAATATCTTCAAAAGATGTTATTCTAATTCCTTATTACTACACAGAAAGAACATTTAAATATTTTAAAGAACAAGAAGGAGAATAATATGGATTTAATTAAAGTAGATTTACTAAGTGACTTAAATAAAAAACAACGTGAAGCTGTTAAATATTTTGATTCACCACTTCGTATAATTGCAGGAGCTGGTTCTGGTAAAACCAGAGTTTTAACTCGTAAAATTGCTTATTTAATTAATGATTTAGGTGTTAGACCTAAAAACATTTTAGCTGTAACATTCACCAATAAAGCAGCAAATGAAATGAAGCAAAGAGTAATCCAGTATACTGATAAAAGTCTCAAAAATGAATTAAAAATTTCTACCTTCCACTCTTTCTGTGCAGAATTTTTAAGAAAACATATTAGATTACTTGGCTATCATAACGATTTTTTAATCATTGATGAACCTGATAAAAATCAAATATTAGGTAATATTTATAGAAAATTAGATATTTCATCACATGATATAAGCTATAAAACTATGATTGAGTATATTTCATATGCTAAAAATATGGAATTAAATTACAACGATCTTTGCGAAGAACTACAACGTGAAGGTCATTCAAAAATTATTGCTGATGTGTATCAAGAATATTTAAATGAACTTACTGCAAAAGGTTCTCTGGATTTTGATGACCTTGTAATTTTAGCTAAAATGCTGCTAGAAACACATCCTGAAATTACTGCAATTTATCAAAAACAATTTGAATACATTTTAGTTGATGAGTTTCAAGATACTTCTCACTTACAATACGAATTAATTAAACTAATTATAGGTCCAAATACTCACTTTACAATAGTAGGTGATCCTGACCAAACTATTTATAACTGACGTGGAGCTGATGTTAATTTAATTTTAAATTTTGATAAAGAA encodes:
- the efp gene encoding elongation factor P; its protein translation is MINVNEFKPGITFEDEGEIFVVLDAQHSKQGRGQANVKAKVKNLRTGSTTIKSYTGGDKVKPAHIDKRRMNFLYSDGENIILMDNETFEQVEIPVSHVEWELNFLKEGQDVQIRKFQEEVLDVELPANVDLLVTEAPDAVKGNTTTNPQKKVVVETGFELETPMFIKEGDVISVSTETGKYVGKSNK
- a CDS encoding RDD family protein, yielding MYKNASFFKRFFSNLIDFVIFFAFALAIFFTVKPTLITQQTSTGYYYASISLITIWMNCYYIVFPLLWRGKTIGMFVFNLKLISSKDKTFHYSLIFKRNMFGCLFVTINFIIILSATSATDLSNLRNHTDNVKNLDYKIQVVTAIITALMGTWFLLHTLDYVILIFSKKKLTIIDIAFNSRIVEDKLLEKISSKDVILIPYYYTERTFKYFKEQEGE
- a CDS encoding variable surface lipoprotein yields the protein MKRWKFLLTLGTIGTATLPIVAASCGGGNKTQESKPQDPITTPTPVVKSVKKSIPASTLTPAIKTLKHNVTIASIGDLNKAVNNYNADVAKFENDQTYNNLKLVYNINLGDFKFNDTILYTREQFGKLKDKLDKTKIDTNVDLGVLTLDANNQEELKKAEEVIQHAFNNYYVNANWFESTLKDKFKAAGASTLTGSVTLEKAIKNGKQAEYNSLVNEIKKFMLDNANLKLADDLKITKLDQNIHKGWSLNLTLQKGDLKAKGVKLDFKKPKADWSDKQILEENLKGSKFEKVKQSVSQKVFNYKEFIYAMSPKGAEIVKPLSNTLIALSVVLLFKQLPFPLSTIAVVTMAKPIVKYLTEVSNKYIETFFQNTQK
- a CDS encoding glycosyltransferase gives rise to the protein MRLSIISLVGEDATYVDTFLYSLKEQETQSFEIILCINKNSEAKNIFNVAKKYYEFFGSRLVIITNSKDNSYQHNLVSAFRIIKGDYVTVINSDSSIKKYFIGDIIEQAQRFNVDVLEFKPRLVGTIRFKPKERTELDKILDISKNPNIIAYTYPFIFNKVFKKSLVKKITKYKPRITNDSIVCLELNYLLLMEAKKYKYLDFRIIRQYIPSDTWFNSKVLLDSFNVVDDNAKRLELKIQEELKYAKYYFIKLLLTGFLSETYFVYRHFSKNDKEQLEEKRSKILIQKHDELLKKIESSEEFQTFLRTNIYMMVDSPETQMLREDYKKLVKTKILDNLE
- a CDS encoding FMN-dependent NADH-azoreductase, translating into MQKITLLDGHIVAEGNSVSHKILDLVQEYYQADANNEITKIDLNTTKHAQVFMTANNFATYWTDVESDKWIELMKNTDILVITNPMINFSGSVLVKNFIDSIAVANKTFSYKYSHKGDAIGLLTNLKKVIIISTQGAPEGWYPFGDHATWLEGTFKFLGAQEVKHIKWYGTKVKPTADIKLDELQEHLSDKLLEAVK
- a CDS encoding MAGa3780 family membrane protein, which translates into the protein MKKKISSFFKKYFGHFTAQDWVTWTIGLILILTYIIVTLLEWHFRSLWVLEAYNLKGADGQSILQNIKEIADTNNPDTKRVITELVYPNATYLFWGGSTYWFTFMSNVLMGVTLFLYPIYQKSRRAQTFYFASMVYIIIVMLGYWGGVIFDHSIITSNRPFELGKTLIMHAVAPFLGLSTLFIYERKRIRIATKSIWAFMAWPIAYLLFTVAIYFIGYKFMQPFGGTELQRGVTIYGVVSFYHPLGYQGNSIFVVVVLDIIMVLCAIFAGPIIGFTLRKILRILQPKQRKLPPIYFIHPRTKKDILKTKQKAKLEKMIFKKVKKNSKEEILAKN
- a CDS encoding MMB_0454 family protein; its protein translation is MNWITVPYNSNQSYIVQESAIVDVVNNAIASTKYVKSNPSNMRLSFDDNHSNVQIYIDVKIRNSQKNDINPYAIIKELTFKIEEGVRSLIDKRPKNVQVVLMDIY
- a CDS encoding nicotinate phosphoribosyltransferase, coding for MQDKEKYIASYFHKTKEILATKKPHNTIIMQFFQRKDDAILCGMNEVLDILKTQTDTSKYIIRYLPDGTHINNLDIVLELEGQYQEFGIWEGLIDGILSRNTSIATNAYHCVQAAKNRQVIFMGDRADHYINQEIDGYAVRLGGIKLVSTLAQKDANHQEETVFGSMPHVLIQGFNGDVVEATKAYHELFPNNKLIALVDYHNDVIGDSLKIWNALGNKVWGVRIDTSKNMVDHMFDGEQPQYGVNPEQIFRLRKALDEAGATNYKIVVSSGFNADKIKMFEDLNTPVDYYGVGQSIFKLNNSFSADATILNGQKQAKEGRSYRANPNLITFKN